A genomic window from Salvia miltiorrhiza cultivar Shanhuang (shh) chromosome 5, IMPLAD_Smil_shh, whole genome shotgun sequence includes:
- the LOC130986853 gene encoding B-box zinc finger protein 22-like, translating to MKIQCNVCEAAEAKVLCCADEAALCTECDQKVHAANKLASKHQRVPLSTCSSQKPKCDICQETVGYFFCLEDRALLCRRCDVSVHTANRLVAAHQRFLLTGVKVGLEATKLDPAPPPSTTDLPAQAQGDISSSKTGGSMSQWPLDEFLELGDYTHKYDFMDPTGSSKSEANCGKFGDADWSPVVQVADMELEGDEQNTCFWRVPEIPSPPTASGLYSWSHSAAFVHHRPHGDGPVSDRLVPEL from the exons ATGAAGATTCAATGCAACGTGTGTGAGGCGGCGGAGGCGAAAGTGCTGTGCTGCGCCGACGAGGCCGCCCTCTGCACCGAGTGCGACCAGAAAGTGCACGCCGCCAATAAGCTCGCCAGCAAACACCAGAGGGTTCCTCTCTCGACTTGTTCGTCGCAGAAGCCCAAGTGCGATATATGCCAG GAAACAGTAGGGTATTTCTTTTGCTTGGAagaccgagctctgctctgcagaagATGTGATGTTTCTGTACACACTGCAAATCGCTTGGTGGCTGCTCATCAGAGATTCTTGCTCACTGGAGTGAAAGTAGGTCTTGAAGCAACCAAATTGGATCCAGCTCCTCCTCCCTCAACAACTGATCTGCCTGCCCAAGCCCAAGGGGATATTTCCTCATCAAAGACGGGAGGTTCCATGTCGCAGTGGCCGTTGGATGAATTCCTTGAACTCGGTGACTACACTCACAAGTATGACTTTATGGATCCTACTGGCTCATCCAAG AGTGAGGCGAATTGCGGGAAGTTTGGAGATGCAGATTGGTCCCCTGTGGTGCAAGTTGCTGATATGGAGTTAGAGGGAGATGAGCAGAATACTTGTTTCTGGAGAGTGCCGGAGATTCCGTCTCCCCCCACAGCGTCCGGGCTTTACAGCTGGTCTCATTCTGCTGCCTTCGTGCACCATCGTCCCCACGGCGACGGACCCGTTTCTGATCGACTTGTACCAGAGTTGTGA
- the LOC131025811 gene encoding uncharacterized protein LOC131025811, with translation MGAPGIIAAGGVFRDNWGWVRGCFHFKGGKGFAFEAELLDVIHAIDIAHHRGWRQLWLEADSTYIVRLLQTRSVEVPWRFLAAWKKSLRLLDDFQFQVSHIYREGNKPADLMANLDRNEGWWPYALDEIKLAVSLDMATHSTVHVKL, from the coding sequence ATGGGTGCCCCGGGCATTATCGCTGCGGGcggggtgtttagagataatTGGGGCTGGGTTCGAGGTTGTTTCCACTTTAAAGGGGGCAAGGGTTTTGCTTTTGAGGCTGAACTCCTCGATGTTATTCATGCTATTGACATAGCTCACCATCGTGGCTGGCGGCAACTCTGGCTTGAAGCTGATTCGACTTATATTGTTCGTCTTCTTCAGACTCGATCGGTTGAAGTGCCTTGGCGCTTTCTGGCGGCTTGGAAAAAGTCTTTAaggcttcttgatgacttccaATTTCAAGTCTCACATATTTATCGGGAAGGCAACAAGCCGGCGGATCTGATGGCAAACTTAGATCGAAACGAAGGTTGGTGGCCTTACGCTCTGGATGAGATTAAACTTGCGGTGTCTCTGGATATGGCAACGCATAGCACCGTTCATGTTAAGTTATGA